A region of Sulfuricella denitrificans skB26 DNA encodes the following proteins:
- a CDS encoding RluA family pseudouridine synthase yields MNDLSKESVTWVTIDESSESQRIDNFLFKHLKGVPKSHVYRILRSGEVRVNSKRVDATCRLVLGDVLRIPPVRSSRPTDNGEPKAAAPQMLSRHILYQDDALIALNKPSGMAVHGGSGISRGVIEQMRLEHPEFKFLELVHRLDRETSGVLLLAKKRSALVELHRAMREGETEKRYLTLVKGQWLNAKQSVKLPLHKYVTGSGERRVSVNEEGQTAHTIFTLKKSWPEFCLLEAELKTGRTHQIRVHLSHLGFPIVGDDKYGDFPLNKALQKRGLKRMFLHAFKMVLKHPLTGEMLSLEAPLPDDLKRFLRLLDTEE; encoded by the coding sequence TTGAATGATTTAAGCAAAGAATCTGTAACCTGGGTAACTATCGACGAAAGCAGCGAATCCCAGCGCATCGATAACTTCCTTTTCAAGCATCTTAAGGGTGTGCCGAAAAGCCATGTCTACCGCATTTTGCGTAGTGGTGAAGTGCGCGTCAACAGCAAGCGCGTCGATGCCACCTGTCGTCTGGTTTTGGGTGATGTTCTGCGTATTCCACCCGTTCGCTCATCTCGGCCAACCGATAACGGGGAGCCAAAAGCCGCTGCGCCACAGATGCTTTCCCGGCACATCCTGTATCAGGACGACGCCCTGATTGCACTCAACAAACCGTCCGGCATGGCGGTGCATGGGGGTAGTGGCATCAGCCGCGGCGTGATCGAGCAGATGCGCCTGGAGCATCCCGAATTCAAGTTTCTTGAATTGGTGCACCGACTGGACCGTGAAACCTCAGGAGTCCTTCTACTGGCTAAAAAACGTAGTGCTCTGGTCGAGTTGCATCGTGCAATGCGTGAAGGCGAGACGGAAAAACGCTATCTCACCCTGGTTAAGGGGCAATGGCTAAACGCCAAACAAAGCGTGAAGCTGCCGCTACACAAGTACGTGACCGGTTCTGGCGAGCGCCGGGTAAGCGTGAACGAGGAGGGGCAGACCGCGCACACTATTTTTACCTTGAAAAAATCCTGGCCTGAATTCTGTCTGCTCGAAGCGGAACTCAAAACAGGGCGTACCCATCAAATCCGTGTCCACCTGTCACATCTGGGATTCCCGATTGTTGGAGACGATAAATATGGCGATTTCCCCTTGAACAAGGCGCTCCAAAAGCGCGGTTTGAAGCGGATGTTTTTACACGCCTTCAAGATGGTGCTCAAACACCCGCTGACGGGAGAGATGCTGTCCCTGGAAGCACCTCTGCCGGATGATCTGAAACGGTTTCTC
- a CDS encoding Rne/Rng family ribonuclease has product MKRMLFNATQAEELRVAIVDGQKLVDLDIESAGKEQRKSNIYKGVITRIEPSLEAAFVDYGTERHGFLPFKEVSRVNFLLPEGTDISRARIQDVLKEGQELIVQVEKDERGNKGAALTTFISLAGRYLVLMPNNPRGGGVSRRIEGEERNELRDIMAQLDVPTGMSIIARTAGIGRTQEELQWDLNYLMQLWRAIESASQQQSGAFLIYQEGSLVIRAIRDLFQPDIGEILIDTEAIYDQAVQFMSHVMPGNVNKVKLYRDDVPLFSRFQIEHQIETAFAREVPLPSGGAIVIDHTEALVSVDVNSARATRGADIEQTAFNTNLEAAEEVARQLRLRDLGGLVVIDFIDMESTRNQREVENRLRDGLHYDRARVQMGKISRFGLLELSRQRLQPSLGETSHIGCPRCNGTGHIRGTESSALHILRILQEEAMKDSTTSVHAQVPVDVATFLLNEKRAEIHEIESRFKTSIMLIPNIHMETPNYSIVRLRSDEVSSEETPSYRMVEMPAETAAEKSLSAEDKPQRQIAAVRGITTGQPAPIAAAEKTKQTWFGKVKIWLQGLGSTQPEEEIKPKARPARTDRPRREPRGEGREGKRDAERGEPRRTERGEGRGGQKPRAPAQPQVKREKEAVAPQASAPVADVKTGETEAQEPRSRRGRRGGRRERGERTERPEAPRNLPESTEVSSETVPAVIALEVASTRVEKVEAAPEMISEASLPIVVQESTAVLVVPEPSRPVETEPVVTASADIAPVVATAEVVPTATPVDIAVAAVPVDIVPEVAPTESKPRAPRRRAPQTVQDDQIASSGLVMVETSPDKIKAVVEEAVADKPERVRPRRAPRPKIVEESAPLVQVETQSK; this is encoded by the coding sequence ATGAAACGCATGTTGTTTAATGCAACGCAAGCCGAAGAGTTACGCGTTGCTATTGTGGACGGTCAAAAGCTCGTTGACCTGGACATTGAATCCGCAGGAAAAGAGCAACGTAAAAGCAACATCTACAAAGGTGTCATTACCCGCATCGAGCCCAGTCTCGAGGCCGCCTTCGTTGATTACGGAACCGAACGTCATGGCTTCCTGCCTTTCAAGGAAGTTTCCCGTGTTAATTTCCTGCTGCCGGAAGGCACGGACATTTCCCGCGCCCGCATCCAGGATGTACTGAAAGAAGGCCAGGAGCTCATCGTTCAGGTGGAGAAGGACGAACGCGGCAACAAAGGCGCTGCGCTCACCACCTTCATTAGCCTCGCTGGCCGTTACCTGGTCCTGATGCCAAACAACCCACGCGGGGGTGGTGTATCCCGCCGTATCGAAGGTGAAGAGCGCAACGAGTTGCGCGACATCATGGCGCAGCTGGATGTCCCCACCGGCATGAGCATCATCGCGCGCACCGCAGGTATCGGACGCACGCAGGAAGAACTGCAGTGGGACCTGAACTATCTGATGCAGCTATGGCGTGCAATTGAAAGCGCCTCCCAACAGCAAAGCGGCGCCTTTCTTATCTACCAGGAAGGTAGTCTGGTCATACGCGCCATCCGCGACCTGTTCCAGCCCGACATCGGCGAAATTCTGATCGACACTGAAGCGATCTATGATCAGGCTGTGCAGTTCATGAGCCACGTCATGCCCGGCAATGTAAACAAGGTCAAACTGTACCGGGATGACGTACCCCTGTTCTCGCGTTTCCAGATCGAACACCAGATCGAAACCGCGTTTGCACGGGAAGTCCCCCTGCCCTCAGGTGGCGCCATCGTTATCGACCATACCGAAGCGCTGGTGTCAGTAGACGTCAACTCGGCCCGCGCCACCCGTGGTGCTGACATTGAGCAGACTGCGTTCAACACCAACCTTGAAGCCGCTGAAGAAGTGGCACGCCAATTGCGCTTGCGCGACTTGGGCGGCTTGGTAGTGATCGATTTCATCGACATGGAAAGCACTCGCAACCAGCGTGAAGTTGAAAATCGCTTGCGTGACGGCCTGCATTACGATCGGGCTCGTGTCCAGATGGGCAAGATATCCCGCTTTGGCCTGCTCGAACTGTCTCGCCAGCGGCTACAGCCCTCGCTCGGCGAAACCAGCCACATCGGTTGCCCACGCTGCAACGGCACTGGGCACATTCGTGGCACTGAGTCTTCCGCTTTGCATATCCTGAGGATACTGCAGGAAGAAGCCATGAAGGACAGCACGACTTCAGTTCATGCCCAGGTTCCAGTGGACGTGGCGACCTTCCTGCTGAATGAAAAACGTGCAGAAATTCACGAAATCGAATCGCGATTCAAGACCAGCATCATGCTGATCCCGAACATCCACATGGAAACGCCGAATTATTCCATAGTCAGGCTGCGAAGCGATGAAGTTAGTAGCGAGGAAACGCCAAGCTACCGCATGGTTGAAATGCCGGCTGAAACCGCCGCAGAAAAATCCTTGTCTGCGGAAGACAAGCCGCAACGCCAGATCGCTGCGGTGCGTGGTATCACAACTGGACAGCCAGCACCGATTGCGGCCGCGGAAAAAACCAAGCAAACCTGGTTTGGCAAGGTCAAGATATGGCTGCAAGGCTTAGGCAGCACTCAGCCGGAAGAAGAGATCAAGCCCAAAGCGCGTCCAGCAAGAACCGACAGGCCGCGCCGTGAACCGCGTGGTGAAGGTCGCGAAGGAAAGCGTGATGCGGAGCGAGGTGAACCCCGCCGGACAGAACGCGGAGAAGGTCGTGGCGGTCAAAAGCCACGTGCGCCTGCTCAGCCGCAAGTAAAGAGGGAAAAAGAGGCTGTCGCCCCTCAGGCATCTGCCCCGGTAGCAGATGTTAAAACAGGCGAAACCGAAGCGCAGGAGCCCAGGAGTCGGCGAGGTCGCCGCGGTGGGCGGCGTGAGCGCGGGGAACGCACGGAGCGTCCTGAAGCGCCACGTAATCTTCCTGAAAGCACCGAAGTTTCAAGCGAGACAGTACCGGCAGTTATCGCTCTAGAGGTGGCGAGCACGAGAGTCGAAAAAGTAGAAGCTGCTCCTGAGATGATCTCCGAAGCTTCGCTGCCCATAGTCGTTCAGGAGTCTACTGCAGTTTTAGTGGTGCCCGAGCCATCCAGACCAGTTGAAACAGAACCTGTCGTAACTGCGTCAGCCGATATCGCTCCAGTCGTTGCCACAGCTGAAGTCGTACCTACCGCCACCCCGGTCGACATCGCAGTTGCCGCCGTTCCGGTCGACATTGTGCCAGAAGTAGCCCCGACCGAAAGTAAGCCGCGAGCTCCACGTCGCCGTGCCCCACAAACTGTGCAGGATGATCAAATCGCTTCCAGCGGACTGGTCATGGTAGAAACCAGCCCTGATAAAATCAAAGCTGTTGTAGAAGAAGCCGTAGCCGACAAACCGGAACGGGTGCGGCCACGCCGTGCGCCACGCCCTAAAATCGTTGAAGAAAGCGCTCCGCTGGTCCAGGTCGAAACACAGTCCAAGTAA
- a CDS encoding low molecular weight protein-tyrosine-phosphatase, with protein MEKIKILFVCMGNICRSPTAEGVFRHQVSKAVQPETIIIDSAGTHAYHVGSSPDRRAQQAALRRGYDLSGLRGRQVDARDFYEFDYILAMDEDNLANLIKICPPPERHKLKLFMEFSRGFSQRDVPDPYYGGIQGFENVLNMVEDAGLGLLDEILARSIAKE; from the coding sequence TTGGAAAAAATTAAAATACTATTTGTCTGTATGGGCAATATTTGCCGATCTCCAACCGCGGAAGGGGTATTTCGTCACCAGGTCTCAAAAGCGGTTCAACCCGAGACTATCATCATCGATTCGGCAGGTACTCATGCTTACCATGTCGGTTCGTCGCCCGACAGAAGAGCCCAGCAGGCTGCGCTGAGACGGGGTTATGATTTGAGCGGCCTGCGCGGGCGGCAGGTTGACGCCAGAGATTTTTACGAATTTGATTATATTCTGGCGATGGATGAGGATAATCTGGCCAATCTGATCAAGATCTGCCCGCCGCCGGAGCGGCACAAACTCAAGTTATTTATGGAATTCAGCAGGGGATTCAGCCAGCGCGATGTACCCGATCCTTACTATGGAGGGATTCAGGGATTTGAGAACGTTCTGAATATGGTTGAGGATGCGGGGTTGGGCTTGCTGGACGAAATCCTGGCAAGAAGTATCGCAAAGGAGTGA
- a CDS encoding ankyrin repeat domain-containing protein — MSANLFNAAATGDTTQIRALLQGGADCNSRNTDGGTLLMLAAGAGHLEVVKALIELGVDVNATDQLGWTALMKALYNHELNRGFPEIVSTLIDAGADIETQIGYGTRPLMLAAGYGEAGVIDALLKAGVDVRAKNEGGRTALMMAKDKDYVEVINQLHEAELELSDDLSCGSRTPPGVNVVTFMKNSEH; from the coding sequence ATGTCCGCCAACCTGTTCAATGCCGCCGCTACTGGCGACACCACTCAAATCCGTGCCCTGCTGCAAGGTGGCGCGGACTGCAACAGCCGCAACACCGATGGCGGCACATTACTGATGTTAGCAGCCGGAGCCGGTCACCTCGAAGTGGTGAAGGCATTGATCGAACTTGGTGTTGACGTCAATGCGACTGACCAACTAGGCTGGACCGCACTGATGAAAGCACTGTACAACCATGAGCTTAATCGTGGTTTTCCTGAAATCGTTAGCACTTTGATTGACGCCGGAGCCGATATCGAGACCCAGATTGGCTACGGCACTCGTCCGTTGATGCTTGCCGCGGGCTACGGTGAAGCGGGCGTTATTGATGCCCTGTTAAAGGCTGGAGTGGATGTCCGTGCCAAAAACGAAGGTGGCCGCACGGCGCTGATGATGGCGAAGGACAAGGACTACGTTGAAGTTATCAACCAGTTGCATGAGGCCGAACTGGAACTCAGCGATGATCTGTCCTGTGGTTCACGTACGCCGCCAGGCGTCAACGTAGTCACTTTTATGAAAAATTCGGAGCATTGA